CTTCGTGGACAGGTCGTGCCACGGCATGGCCGTCGTCAGCCGGGCCGGGCTGAGGTAGTGTAGGCGGCCGGTAGGCTGTCACCAAAGGGCTTTTCGTGCACAAGCAGGAATTTTGCGAACACTGTGGCTTTCGGCCACAGTGGCACTCCCGTCAGCATGGCTTTCCATGAACTCATCGGACAATCGGCTGCAAGAGCCTTTCTCCAGCGCGCGCTTGTCACCGGACGCCTGCCGGCCAGCCTGTTGTTTACGGGGCCCTCCGGGGTGGGCAAGCGCCAGTTTGCCCTGTCCCTGGCACAGGCGCTGAACTGCCCGGAAGCACCGGACACCGGCTGCGGCATCTGCGCAACCTGCCGGCGCATCGCGCAGGGGGAGCATCCCGATGTGAAGCTGATCGTCCCGGATGGCGCACACATCAGGATCGGGCAGGTACGCGAAGCCATCCCCTTCGCTACCGACCTGCCTTACGAAGGCCGGCGGCGCGTTGTCATCTTCGAGCGTGCCGATGCCTTCAACACGGCGGCAGCCAACGCCTTTCTCAAAACGCTTGAAGAACCGCCCGCCCATGCACAGCTCATCCTCATCAGCGCCCGCCCGGATGCCCTGCCGGCCACCATCCGTTCGCGCTGCCCGGTCGTGCGGTTTGCGCTGCTGTCACCCGAAGAGGTTGAGCGTTGTCTGGAGCGATATGCCCGGCGTCCACCGGCCGATCAGCGGCTGCTGGCGCGGCTGGCACAGGGACGCCCCGGTACGGTTACGGGGTTGGACCTGGAAGTGTACCGCCAGCAGCGCCGCGCCCTGCTCGAACTGCTGACGTTGCTGGGGCAGGGCAATGCCATCCCACGCCTGCTGAAAGCCGCCCAGTACTTCGGAAAACTCGAACGCCCGGATTTTGAATTCGCACTGGACATCCTGGCCAGCCTGGTGCACGACCTGGTATGCCTGAAGGTTGCACCGGCGGCCGCGGAAACGTCCCGTTCGCTGGAAGACCGGCTCGTTCACAGCGATGTTCAGCCCAAACTGGCGGAACTGGCCGACCTGTTCCCGCTGGAGCGTTTGCACCAGACGCTCAACCGGTTCGAGGCCATCCGGCGCGATCTTGACCGCAACATCAACCGCGTCCTGGCGCTGGAGGCGGCGCTGCTGGAACTGAGCGCCAGACCGTAAAGC
This window of the Chloracidobacterium sp. N genome carries:
- the holB gene encoding DNA polymerase III subunit delta', which gives rise to MAFHELIGQSAARAFLQRALVTGRLPASLLFTGPSGVGKRQFALSLAQALNCPEAPDTGCGICATCRRIAQGEHPDVKLIVPDGAHIRIGQVREAIPFATDLPYEGRRRVVIFERADAFNTAAANAFLKTLEEPPAHAQLILISARPDALPATIRSRCPVVRFALLSPEEVERCLERYARRPPADQRLLARLAQGRPGTVTGLDLEVYRQQRRALLELLTLLGQGNAIPRLLKAAQYFGKLERPDFEFALDILASLVHDLVCLKVAPAAAETSRSLEDRLVHSDVQPKLAELADLFPLERLHQTLNRFEAIRRDLDRNINRVLALEAALLELSARP